In the genome of Populus trichocarpa isolate Nisqually-1 chromosome 6, P.trichocarpa_v4.1, whole genome shotgun sequence, one region contains:
- the LOC7479520 gene encoding solanesyl diphosphate synthase 3, chloroplastic/mitochondrial isoform X3, whose translation MVIAEVPKLASAAEYFFKMGVQGKRFRPTVLLLMATALNVRILETETGSEGDALTTELRKRQQSIAEITEMIHVASLLHDDVLDDADTRRGIGSLNLVMGNKVAVLAGDFLLSRACVALASLKNTEVVTLLATAVEHLVNGETMQMTSTSEQRCSMEYYMQKTYYKTASLISNSCKAIALLAGQTTEVAMLAFEYGKNLGLAYQLIDDVLDFTGTSASLGKGSLSDIRHGIVTAPILFAMEEFPQLCSVIDRGFDKPENIDAALEYLGKSRGIQRTRELAAKHANLAAAAIDSLPETDDEEVRKSRRALVDLTQRVITRNK comes from the exons ATGGTAATTGCTGAG GTTCCTAAGCTTGCCTCAGCTGCCGAGTACTTTTTTAAAATGGGAGTACAAGGAAAGAGGTTCCGTCCCACG GTTTTGTTGCTGATGGCGACAGCTTTGAATGTGCGTATACTTGAAACGGAAACTGGCAGTGAAGGAGATGCTTTGACAACAGAACTACGTAAAAGACAGCAATCTATAGCTGAAATTACCGAGATGATCCAT GTGGCAAGTCTTCTGCATGATGATGTATTGGATGATGCAGATACGAGACGTGGTATTGGTTCATTAAATCTTGTTATGGGCAATAAG GTGGCAGTACTTGCTGGAGATTTTCTACTTTCACGAGCTTGTGTAGCCCTTGCTTCTTTGAAAAACACAGAA GTTGTTACATTACTAGCGACAGCTGTAGAGCATCTTGTTAATGGTGAAACTATGCAGATGACTTCGACATCTGAGCAACGTTGTAG CATGGAGTATTATATGCAAAAGACGTACTACAAGACTGCATCTTTGATTTCAAATAGCTGCAAGGCAATTGCCCTTCTTGCTGGGCAAACAACAGAAGTTGCAATGTTGGCTTTTGAGTATGGCAAAAATCTG GGATTGGCATATCAATTGATTGATGATGTTCTTGATTTCACGGGAACTTCTGCTTCCCTTGGAAAGGGTTCATTATCTGACATTCGCCAT GGAATTGTAACAGCTCCAATATTGTTTGCCATGGAGGAGTTCCCTCAGTTGTGTTCAGTTATTGACCGGGGCTTTGACAAGCCTGAAAACATTGATGCA GCCCTTGAGTACCTTGGGAAGAGCCGTGGAATACAGAGAACAAGGGAGCTAGCTGCAAAGCATGCTAATCTTGCTGCAGCAGCTATTGATTCTTTACCTGAAACTGATGACGAAGAAGTAAGAAAATCACGGAGGGCGCTAGTTGATCTTACTCAAAGAGTAATCACAAGAAATAAATGA
- the LOC18100270 gene encoding DNA repair protein RAD51 homolog isoform X1, with translation MEQQRNQKAVNQQQHEDHEEVQHGPFPVEQLQASGIASLDVKKLKDAGLCTVESVAFSPRKELLQIKGISEAKVDKIIEAASKLVPLGFTSASQLHAQRQEIIQITSGSRELDKILEGGVETGSITEMYGEFRSGKTQLCHTLCVTCQLPLDQGGGEGKAMYIDAEGTFRPQRLLQIADRFGLNGADVLENVAYARAYNTDHQSRLLLEAASMMVETRFALMIVDSATALYRTDFSGRGELSARQMHLAKFLRSLQKLADEFGVAVVITNQVVAQVDGSAIFAGPQIKPIGGNIMAHASTTRLALRKGRGEERICKVISSPCLAEAEARFQISAEGVTDVKD, from the exons ATGGAGCAACAAAGAAACCAAAAGGCTGTTAATCAACAACAACATGAGGATCATGAAGAGGTGCAACATGGGCCTTTCCCTGTTGAACAGCTTCAG GCGTCAGGCATAGCTTCCCTTGACGTAAAGAAGCTTAAAGATGCGGGTCTCTGCACAGTTGAATCTGTTGCCTTTTCTCCCAGGAAAGAGCTTCTGCAAATTAAAGGAATCAGTGAAGCTAAAGTTGACAAAATCATCGAAGCAG CTTCCAAACTGGTGCCCCTGGGTTTTACTAGTGCTAGCCAACTCCATGCTCAGAGGCAAGAGATAATTCAGATAACATCTGGGTCAAGAGAGCTTGACAAAATTTTGGAAG GAGGGGTTGAGACAGGATCTATTACTGAAATGTATGGTGAGTTCCGCTCTGGAAAAACTCAGCTGTGCCACACGCTTTGCGTCACTTGCCAA CTTCCATTAGATCAAGGAGGAGGTGAGGGAAAAGCAATGTACATAGATGCAGAGGGCACATTCAGGCCACAAAGACTCTTACAGATAGCTGATAG GTTTGGGCTGAATGGCGCTGATGTTTTGGAGAATGTGGCTTATGCTCGGGCATATAACACCGATCATCAATCAAGGCTTTTGCTCGAAGCAGCTTCAATGATGGTGGAAACAAG GTTTGCTCTTATGATAGTAGACAGTGCTACTGCTCTATACAGAACAGATTTTTCTGGAAGGGGAGAGCTTTCAGCTCGGCAGATGCATCTAGCAAAGTTCCTTAGGAGCCTTCAGAAGTTAGCAGATGAG TTCGGTGTGGCTGTTGTCATTACAAACCAAGTAGTTGCACAAGTTGATGGTTCTGCTATTTTTGCTGGACCTCAAATCAAGCCTATTGGTGGTAACATCATGGCTCATGCTTCTACAACAAG GCTTGCTCTTCGGAAGGGAAGAGGGGAGGAGCGCATCTGTAAAGTAATAAGTTCTCCTTGTTTAGCTGAAGCTGAAGCACGGTTCCAGATCTCTGCTGAAGGCGTCACTGATGTCAAGGACTGA
- the LOC18100270 gene encoding DNA repair protein RAD51 homolog isoform X2, translating into MEQQRNQKAVNQQQHEDHEEVQHGPFPVEQLQASGIASLDVKKLKDAGLCTVESVAFSPRKELLQIKGISEAKVDKIIEAASKLVPLGFTSASQLHAQRQEIIQITSGSRELDKILEGGVETGSITEMYGEFRSGKTQLCHTLCVTCQLPLDQGGGEGKAMYIDAEGTFRPQRLLQIADRFGLNGADVLENVAYARAYNTDHQSRLLLEAASMMVETRFALMIVDSATALYRTDFSGRGELSARQMHLAKFLRSLQKLADEFGVAVVITNQVVAQVDGSAIFAGPQIKPIGGNIMAHASTTRLALRKGRGEERICKVISSPCLAEAEARFQISAEGVTDVKD; encoded by the exons ATGGAGCAACAAAGAAACCAAAAGGCTGTTAATCAACAACAACATGAGGATCATGAAGAGGTGCAACATGGGCCTTTCCCTGTTGAACAGCTTCAG GCGTCAGGCATAGCTTCCCTTGACGTAAAGAAGCTTAAAGATGCGGGTCTCTGCACAGTTGAATCTGTTGCCTTTTCTCCCAGGAAAGAGCTTCTGCAAATTAAAGGAATCAGTGAAGCTAAAGTTGACAAAATCATCGAAGCAG CTTCCAAACTGGTGCCCCTGGGTTTTACTAGTGCTAGCCAACTCCATGCTCAGAGGCAAGAGATAATTCAGATAACATCTGGGTCAAGAGAGCTTGACAAAATTTTGGAAG GAGGGGTTGAGACAGGATCTATTACTGAAATGTATGGTGAGTTCCGCTCTGGAAAAACTCAGCTGTGCCACACGCTTTGCGTCACTTGCCAA CTTCCATTAGATCAAGGAGGAGGTGAGGGAAAAGCAATGTACATAGATGCAGAGGGCACATTCAGGCCACAAAGACTCTTACAGATAGCTGATAG GTTTGGGCTGAATGGCGCTGATGTTTTGGAGAATGTGGCTTATGCTCGGGCATATAACACCGATCATCAATCAAGGCTTTTGCTCGAAGCAGCTTCAATGATGGTGGAAACAAG GTTTGCTCTTATGATAGTAGACAGTGCTACTGCTCTATACAGAACAGATTTTTCTGGAAGGGGAGAGCTTTCAGCTCGGCAGATGCATCTAGCAAAGTTCCTTAGGAGCCTTCAGAAGTTAGCAGATGAG TTCGGTGTGGCTGTTGTCATTACAAACCAAGTAGTTGCACAAGTTGATGGTTCTGCTATTTTTGCTGGACCTCAAATCAAGCCTATTGGTGGTAACATCATGGCTCATGCTTCTACAACAAG GCTTGCTCTTCGGAAGGGAAGAGGGGAGGAGCGCATCTGTAAAGTAATAAGTTCTCCTTGTTTAGCTGAAGCTGAAGCACGGTTCCAGATCTCTGCTGAAGGCGTCACTGATGTCAAGGACTG A
- the LOC7479520 gene encoding solanesyl diphosphate synthase 3, chloroplastic/mitochondrial isoform X2: MSLSWILRITRNGSHWFVSHRPSSYGLLLSNNSHSSTRKIHHQSSSLVEEQLDPFSLVADELSLLANRLRSMVIAEVPKLASAAEYFFKMGVQGKRFRPTVLLLMATALNVRILETETGSEGDALTTELRKRQQSIAEITEMIHVASLLHDDVLDDADTRRGIGSLNLVMGNKVAVLAGDFLLSRACVALASLKNTEVVTLLATAVEHLVNGETMQMTSTSEQRCSMEYYMQKTYYKTASLISNSCKAIALLAGQTTEVAMLAFEYGKNLGLAYQLIDDVLDFTGTSASLGKGSLSDIRHGIVTAPILFAMEEFPQLCSVIDRGFDKPENIDAALEYLGKSRGIQRTRELAAKHANLAAAAIDSLPETDDEEVRKSRRALVDLTQRVITRNK, translated from the exons ATGTCATTGTCTTGGATTTTGAGGATCACAAGAAATGGCAGCCATTGGTTTGTCTCTCATCGACCCTCATCTTATGGACTCTTGCTCTCCAACAATTCCCACTCTTCTACTCGAAAG ATTCATCACCAGAGCAGTTCCTTAGTGGAG GAACAGCTTGACCCATTTTCACTTGTTGCTGATGAGCTATCACTTCTCGCTAATAGATTGCGGTCAATGGTAATTGCTGAG GTTCCTAAGCTTGCCTCAGCTGCCGAGTACTTTTTTAAAATGGGAGTACAAGGAAAGAGGTTCCGTCCCACG GTTTTGTTGCTGATGGCGACAGCTTTGAATGTGCGTATACTTGAAACGGAAACTGGCAGTGAAGGAGATGCTTTGACAACAGAACTACGTAAAAGACAGCAATCTATAGCTGAAATTACCGAGATGATCCAT GTGGCAAGTCTTCTGCATGATGATGTATTGGATGATGCAGATACGAGACGTGGTATTGGTTCATTAAATCTTGTTATGGGCAATAAG GTGGCAGTACTTGCTGGAGATTTTCTACTTTCACGAGCTTGTGTAGCCCTTGCTTCTTTGAAAAACACAGAA GTTGTTACATTACTAGCGACAGCTGTAGAGCATCTTGTTAATGGTGAAACTATGCAGATGACTTCGACATCTGAGCAACGTTGTAG CATGGAGTATTATATGCAAAAGACGTACTACAAGACTGCATCTTTGATTTCAAATAGCTGCAAGGCAATTGCCCTTCTTGCTGGGCAAACAACAGAAGTTGCAATGTTGGCTTTTGAGTATGGCAAAAATCTG GGATTGGCATATCAATTGATTGATGATGTTCTTGATTTCACGGGAACTTCTGCTTCCCTTGGAAAGGGTTCATTATCTGACATTCGCCAT GGAATTGTAACAGCTCCAATATTGTTTGCCATGGAGGAGTTCCCTCAGTTGTGTTCAGTTATTGACCGGGGCTTTGACAAGCCTGAAAACATTGATGCA GCCCTTGAGTACCTTGGGAAGAGCCGTGGAATACAGAGAACAAGGGAGCTAGCTGCAAAGCATGCTAATCTTGCTGCAGCAGCTATTGATTCTTTACCTGAAACTGATGACGAAGAAGTAAGAAAATCACGGAGGGCGCTAGTTGATCTTACTCAAAGAGTAATCACAAGAAATAAATGA
- the LOC7479520 gene encoding solanesyl diphosphate synthase 3, chloroplastic/mitochondrial isoform X1, with translation MSLSWILRITRNGSHWFVSHRPSSYGLLLSNNSHSSTRKVFNCRETYSWTVPSFHVFKHQIHHQSSSLVEEQLDPFSLVADELSLLANRLRSMVIAEVPKLASAAEYFFKMGVQGKRFRPTVLLLMATALNVRILETETGSEGDALTTELRKRQQSIAEITEMIHVASLLHDDVLDDADTRRGIGSLNLVMGNKVAVLAGDFLLSRACVALASLKNTEVVTLLATAVEHLVNGETMQMTSTSEQRCSMEYYMQKTYYKTASLISNSCKAIALLAGQTTEVAMLAFEYGKNLGLAYQLIDDVLDFTGTSASLGKGSLSDIRHGIVTAPILFAMEEFPQLCSVIDRGFDKPENIDAALEYLGKSRGIQRTRELAAKHANLAAAAIDSLPETDDEEVRKSRRALVDLTQRVITRNK, from the exons ATGTCATTGTCTTGGATTTTGAGGATCACAAGAAATGGCAGCCATTGGTTTGTCTCTCATCGACCCTCATCTTATGGACTCTTGCTCTCCAACAATTCCCACTCTTCTACTCGAAAG GTTTTCAATTGCAGAGAAACTTATTCTTGGACTGTACCTTCCTTTCATGTTTTCAAACATCAGATTCATCACCAGAGCAGTTCCTTAGTGGAG GAACAGCTTGACCCATTTTCACTTGTTGCTGATGAGCTATCACTTCTCGCTAATAGATTGCGGTCAATGGTAATTGCTGAG GTTCCTAAGCTTGCCTCAGCTGCCGAGTACTTTTTTAAAATGGGAGTACAAGGAAAGAGGTTCCGTCCCACG GTTTTGTTGCTGATGGCGACAGCTTTGAATGTGCGTATACTTGAAACGGAAACTGGCAGTGAAGGAGATGCTTTGACAACAGAACTACGTAAAAGACAGCAATCTATAGCTGAAATTACCGAGATGATCCAT GTGGCAAGTCTTCTGCATGATGATGTATTGGATGATGCAGATACGAGACGTGGTATTGGTTCATTAAATCTTGTTATGGGCAATAAG GTGGCAGTACTTGCTGGAGATTTTCTACTTTCACGAGCTTGTGTAGCCCTTGCTTCTTTGAAAAACACAGAA GTTGTTACATTACTAGCGACAGCTGTAGAGCATCTTGTTAATGGTGAAACTATGCAGATGACTTCGACATCTGAGCAACGTTGTAG CATGGAGTATTATATGCAAAAGACGTACTACAAGACTGCATCTTTGATTTCAAATAGCTGCAAGGCAATTGCCCTTCTTGCTGGGCAAACAACAGAAGTTGCAATGTTGGCTTTTGAGTATGGCAAAAATCTG GGATTGGCATATCAATTGATTGATGATGTTCTTGATTTCACGGGAACTTCTGCTTCCCTTGGAAAGGGTTCATTATCTGACATTCGCCAT GGAATTGTAACAGCTCCAATATTGTTTGCCATGGAGGAGTTCCCTCAGTTGTGTTCAGTTATTGACCGGGGCTTTGACAAGCCTGAAAACATTGATGCA GCCCTTGAGTACCTTGGGAAGAGCCGTGGAATACAGAGAACAAGGGAGCTAGCTGCAAAGCATGCTAATCTTGCTGCAGCAGCTATTGATTCTTTACCTGAAACTGATGACGAAGAAGTAAGAAAATCACGGAGGGCGCTAGTTGATCTTACTCAAAGAGTAATCACAAGAAATAAATGA